The genomic region TCCGCACCACTCCGTTCTCCGTGATCGGACAGGTGGCCCAGCCGTGGTGAAACTCGCGCTCGAGCCAGCGCGTGGCCGCACGATGCAGCAAATGGCCCTGATCCAGCAAGGCGATCACCACGTTGATGTCGAGCAGGGCGGGAGCCATCAGAGGCCCGCCTCATCCCGCAGGCGATCGATCGTGTCGTTGGTGACCACCTGACCGCGGGCAGGGAACGGCCGGAAACCCGCAATTCCAAGTGCTTCAGCCGCTGGGGGCTGGGCTGAATCCCCGGTGCCAGTGAGGGCGGCACGCAGCAGCAGCGACACCATCTGACCGGCCGAGGTGCCTTGACGGCGAGCGAGCTCCTTGGCTGCCGCCAGCACGTCGTCTTCGATATCCAACGTGGTGCGCATCAGACCACAACGGACCAGAGTTCAATCTTACATCAAAGAATCAGCGCATCACAGCATCAGCGGCAATGGGCCTGCTGAGGTGCCGTGATCAGGTGCAGGATGGGCCGATGCCCCTCCCCACCGGCAGCCTGCTGGAGCACACCCCCCAGGGGCTCTACTGCCGGGCGGCGGCGGCCTGGATCGATCCCGTGGGGCCGGTGCCTCGGGCCCTGATCACCCACGCCCACGCCGACCACGCCCGGCCCGGCTGCGGCGAATATTGGGCAGTGGGTGCTAGCGAAGCAATCCTGCGGCAGCGCCTGGGGGCCACGATCAACCTGATCCCGGTCGACTACGGCGCCCCCCATCGCATTGGTGAGGCGCGGGTGTCGTTTCACAGTGCCGGGCATGTGCTGGGCAGCGCCCAGATCCGGCTGGAGGCGGGCGGTGAGAGCTGGCTGATGAGCGGCGACTACAAACGCTGCGCCGACCCCAGCTGCGCCCCGTTCGAGCCGGTGCAGGCAGACGTATTTATTACTGAGGCCACCTTCGGCCTGCCGATCTATCGCTGGCAGAGCGGCGCCGAGGTGGCCGGCGAGATCCTGAGCTGGTGGCAGGCGGCGCCGGAGCGGACCTCGATCCTGTTTGCCTATGCCTTCGGTAAGGCCCAGCGGCTGCTGGCGGAGCTAGCCGCCATCGGTGTCAAAGACGAGATCCTGTTGCACGGCGCCGTGGAAGCGCTGATGCCGGCCTACCGGGAGGCGGGGGTGCGGCTGCCGCCCACCCTGCCGGTGAGCGCAATTGCCAAGGGGGAATCGCTGGCGGGCCGCCTCGTGATCGCGCCGCCCTCAGCCCACCGCTCGCTGTGGATGAAGCGCTTCAAGCTGCCGCAAACGGCCTTTGTGAGCGGCTGGATGGCCGTGCGCGGCGCTCGTCGCCGCCGCGGTTATGAGCGCGGCTTCGTGCTCTCAGACCACGCCGACTGGCCCGGCCTGATCCAGAGCGTCAAGCAGAGCGGCGCCCGGCAGGTGTACGTGACCCACGGCAACAGCGACGGCCTGGCCCGCTATCTGAGCGAGGTGGAAGGGATCAGCGCCGAACCGCTAGGGGCCTGAGCGGGCATGCGTCGCTTCGCCGATCTCTACAGCGCCCTTGATGCCAGCAGCGGCACCCAGGCCCGGGTGGATGCCCTCGTCGCCTACTTCAGTGGTGTTGATGCAGCCGATGGCGCCTGGGCCCTGCACGTGCTGCTGGGCAAGCAGGGCAAGCGCCTAATCACCGGACGGCGGCTGCGCCAGATCTGCCTGGAGGAATCCCCCCTGCCGGAGTGGTTATTCGACGACTGCTACGCCCATGTGGGCGATTCGGCCGAAACCATCACCCTGCTCTGGGCCCAGATGGAGGCTGGGGCGAGCGAACCCCTGCACCACTCCCTGCACCATTGGATGGAGCAGCTACTGCCGGCCGCCGCCGCCCTGGAGGGCAGCGAGCAGGCAGAAGCGGTGCGGCAGCTTTGGCGGGGCCTCTGCAGATCCGAACTGCTGGTAGCCAACAAATTGCTCACCGGTGGCCTGCGGGTGGGCGTGGCCCAGGGGCTGGTGGTGCGCGCCCTGGCACGCCTCAGCGGGCTGGAGGAAGCGCAGCTGCAGCACCGGCTGATGGGCGGCTTCAAGCCCAGTGCTGCCGCCCTCACCGCCCTGCTGGCCCCAGCCGAAGTAGCCGAAGCGGTGCCAAGCCGCCCCTACCCCTTTTACCTGGCATCACCCTTAGAGCAGCAGCCAGCCGGACTCGCCAGCGACTGGCAAGCGGAGTGGAAGTTCGACGGCATCCGCGGCCAGCTGATCCGCCGCGCCAACGAGGTTTTTTTATGGAGCCGCGGCGAAGAATTAATAAGTGCCGCCTTCCCCGAATTGCTCGCAGCGGCAGGCTGCCTGGCCAA from Cyanobium sp. Tous-M-B4 harbors:
- a CDS encoding ribbon-helix-helix domain-containing protein, giving the protein MRTTLDIEDDVLAAAKELARRQGTSAGQMVSLLLRAALTGTGDSAQPPAAEALGIAGFRPFPARGQVVTNDTIDRLRDEAGL
- a CDS encoding ligase-associated DNA damage response exonuclease, which encodes MPLPTGSLLEHTPQGLYCRAAAAWIDPVGPVPRALITHAHADHARPGCGEYWAVGASEAILRQRLGATINLIPVDYGAPHRIGEARVSFHSAGHVLGSAQIRLEAGGESWLMSGDYKRCADPSCAPFEPVQADVFITEATFGLPIYRWQSGAEVAGEILSWWQAAPERTSILFAYAFGKAQRLLAELAAIGVKDEILLHGAVEALMPAYREAGVRLPPTLPVSAIAKGESLAGRLVIAPPSAHRSLWMKRFKLPQTAFVSGWMAVRGARRRRGYERGFVLSDHADWPGLIQSVKQSGARQVYVTHGNSDGLARYLSEVEGISAEPLGA